Below is a window of Leishmania major strain Friedlin complete genome, chromosome 29 DNA.
GCCCAGGCCAACCGACGAGCCGCCGCAGAGTGGACTGAGTGCAGATGACAAGAGCGCCGGTCGACAGGAGCACAGCAACGCTTTCATGACCAGCAGCAACCACGCTGTCGCTGCTACAACACTCGTCAACCCATTCCGTGCAATGGCCGGGAAGAGCGGCGACGATGCCACTGCGgggtcgccgccaccaccgccaacaGTCAGCCGGGAACAGCTATCttgtgagcagcagcagtggcaacatccccagcagcagccacggcagggtctgctgctgcatgaCGCACTGCACAGCGGGTTtcacagcggcgcgccgccctcggcaCCGTCATCATCCTACCCCGGCGTGGAGGCAAACCTACCAGAGAAACTGTCACGTTCGAAGGACATCCCCACAGCGGAAGACGCCAGCACTGCTGGCCCTCCTCTACCGCCGCTACCgcaacgacagcagcagcagctctttGCCGCAGCCAGCGGCGACACGACAATAGCAACTGGGCCCGCGACTGGCTTTACCACGCCGCGAGGGAGTGGAGCGGGCTCGGCGCctcgagcaccgccgcagaggcagcagtaTCTACTGCCGCTGTCAGACTCTTCCAGCTCACATGTGCCCCCCAACATGAGCCGCGGCCTCTACGTGGCGTCCCCCTACGTGCGCGATGAGGATGCGCGGGCCGTGGTCGACGAGTCGCCAATACCACAGCGACCTCTACCCTTCGAcagcgtgccgccgctggaggcgacACCAATGGCGACAGCTGAGCAGGACGAGGGTGAGCTTGGCGCTACCGACAGCTGCGCTCTCGACTACACGCACGACAACGACGCCCAGGCTGTTCGTCGCTCCATGCAGGATGAGTTGAGCGAGGAAAGTGGCGCTGCCGGGCAGTAccagccgtcgccgccgctgcggaatGGTCTTCTCGCTGCACCTCCCCTTTCACCGGCGCAGAAGAGAGGCGCTGCAAACCCTTGCAGCGCCATCTTCACGCAAGTCCACCCTAAAGCACCACACGCGTCTCAGCAacaaccgccgccgcagccaaCACACGAGCCGCAAgcgcaggagcagcgccaAGAGGGGCCGACCGCCCCCTCTGCTGATCTCATACCGCAGCCATCcggccctcctccgccagtGCTGCCGACGAGGACCATCTCCAAGAGCAGCGCCTTGCCGCCGCTTCCGAACCCGGGCTTTCCGCACAGCACAAGCATCTCTGAGAGCCCCTTCAGCAAAGACGGCACGCCAGCGCTGAAGCCCTCGCCGCGCAAGGTAGCTGACACGTGGAGTTGTCACGATTGCCCGTCCTCGTCTAACCCTTTCCTGGAACCAGGTGAGAATTTTCTCTTTACCCCCTCGAACGGGCTGCTGATGGATGCGGCGAACACCTCTGCCGACAGCACATCAAGACAAAGGCCCCACCAAGCCGTGATGGGCTCTCTCTGCTCAGCTCAATCGGCGCTGGCACAGCACAAGCCGCCACCGCATGCTCAGGTGGTGAAGGCCCCTGGCTACTTGTCCATCTCATCTCTGGAGCCGaacggcgcgccgccgccgcccaagGACGatccagcgctgccgctggagtCCAACTCTAccaccgcaccgctgctAAACTTCGCCGGCGACGAAGGTGCccccagcaccgccaccgcacgCATGCCAGGTGGCGCTACGCTGGTCAACCCTTTCTCCAAGTCTGCCCAAAACTCCAACTGCTACCTGAGCGCCACAAACGTGAGTatcagtggcagcggcgcattgTCGGGCGGCGCGTCGCTGACAGGATCGTTTGCCAGCGGGGCAGTGCGCAAAAAGTTACGCCGCAGCGGGGCACCGTGCTTTGCCATCttcgtcggcggcgccaccctACCGCCAGGGGTTCAGGgtggcaacagcagcgacaggaAAGGCTTTTCATGCATCGCGGCGTGTTTCAACAACTCAAACTCCTGTTCGCCGCTCATCGCGAACAGCGCCCGGTCTCCGTTAGTACAGCCAATCACCTCGGCTTCCTCACGAACCGGGTCGGTACGAAGCACGTCACTAAGTGGAGCTGCCCGCGCTAACacgtcgccggtgccgcgcccTCTTGGTGTAGGTACACTGGGAGGCAGCATCGGTATCTGTCTCAGCTTCTGTAGcgtgacggaggcgctgacggcgcgggGGTCGATGGTGGACCGCAAGGGGATCCGGGGCACCGAGTACGGCCGGCGCTACGTGCGAGCCTTGACGGACGCGGTGCTGCCATGTGCCCTGCTCGCGGATCAGTGGGCGGCCGGGGACGAAGCGAcaggcgcggtggtggcgagggTGATGGACGCGCTGAAAGGCTGCGTCCCTGCCCCGCTCGGTGAGGTGTTGGAGTTGATGCTGATGGACTCACTGCCGCAAAAGGATGGAGGCGGCTTTGTGTGGAAGGAGAACGGTGGCCGCCGACTCGCCGAGCTGCttacggcggcggcgcaggctgacgctcgcacgcgcgcggcgaCCGCTCGTAGCAGGAGCGCCGCTGTCAGtcccgctgctggcgctggtggcaccagcgccacggaGGCGAATGATGCGCTGATGGCAATCTCGCCGCTGAACCTGGTGGCCAGCACCGCTAGATGCGACTCGAAGGAGCGGGCTGCCGCGCTCCGCCGGGTGGAGGATCTGCTGTGCACGGGCCAGCGCGTGGAGGCGGTCGAGGCCGCCCTCGAGGCGCAcctccacgcgcacgcgctcctgATCTCCATGATGTGCCCGACCAAGGACTTGTACCTACGCAGTGTCCAGGCGGTCATGCAGCAGGAACTTTCGGTCACGTCTCCGCTCGCCCACGCCTACAGCATGTTCAACGAGATGCCACTCCCTCCCTTGGTCCCGCCCCCCTCGAaggcggacgaggaggatgaggaggcggcggcgttaGGTGAGGGGAGAAGCATGTCGGAGGCTGCCCAgcaccaacagcagcaacacaagCGGCAACAGCAGATGTTCTTGCGCGATCAGGAGATGCTGCAGCAAACGtggcgccgccacgctgcgaTTTTGCTTGCGAACTTCACTCGCCACAGCGGAAacggcctgctgcagcttgcCACGACGCTCCAACAGGTTCACCTCGTCGTGGAGGCGCATACgtgcttgctgctgctgcacctcacACCACTTGGTATGGCGGGCCCGGCCCGCGCCGGTGCGGAGCCTCTTCCCCCGGCATCCTCTCTGTCCCCGGAGGATGTGGAGGatctgctgccgcgtcccGATCAGCGACAGGTCATGGAGGAGATACGGCGGCGCATCGGCGTGGTCGGCGGCACGTACCACCCCACGCAGGGATGCCGTGCAAGCTTCCTGACGCCTGTCACGACGCTGCTCacgcagctggtgcagctaGTGAGCGCGCGGCTCGACGCGCGGGCACCTCCACTGTCACCCCCCGAGTCAGCTGAGCCGCCAGTGCCGTTTCACGGACTACCACATGGCCAGCCTCGGAGCGACGTTGGGTACCGCATGATGCAggtgctgtggctgcgcgaGTTGGGACTCGGCAAGGAGTCTGCGCAAGCACTGCACGCattgctgcagcgcatgcccccacccctggccttctctctgcgtgtgccgccgcgcacactCAATGAGCTCGTCTACCTCTTTGGTggcgtgccgccgtcgtcgccgcagcagccaccggATGCTCtagacggcgctgctgttgcagcgAGGGGTGAGTCGGTCCCTGAGAGCGAGGCCACCACGCAGCAGCCCTCCCCACACGCTTCCGCCGGACTCCCATCACACTCGCGTGAAGGGCTGCCGCAGAACACCGACGACGAGGCTGACAAGGTGCCTAGTACAAGCAGGTCAACGTTGGCGCACGCGACCTCAGAGGTGCACCACACCggcccgctgccgccgccaaaCCCCCAGCAGCGACAGGCGCCAACACCGCAGCACCCCTCATTGCTCAACCGCGCGTTGCTGCCATCCTCGCCgcctgccaccgccacctctccGCTCACACGCGATCGCGCGGCCGCCCTCCAGCCGCCGGAGCCGTCAGCACCACCTTCTGGCGGCAAGCCCGGCAACGCCAGCGCCaaggcggcaccggcgtcaGCTGCTGGTAACCTGAAGCAGCCCGCACCGCGTCGCTCCCGCTCGCTCGATGTGCTGCGCAACTTCTTCCG
It encodes the following:
- a CDS encoding conserved hypothetical protein (previous protein_id=AAZ09579.1), translated to MHAMLEHTEPEAPAFPPAPSHPPPAAFSSTSSPAAAPAGPLLATRVSGATLGRSASSRNSSNDRQSPRDLSEFTGRWVQSRTRKEYHAFLAEVNSPSETAAAAAVGHHSRPSSRGSSILGGVAAASAAALEAGGRRTPSAPGHVPNISSGLRRSVPAFLQPGGGDSVEQRTVRAASSRVDLTTTASRGRKLLEAALTSRGARHAPLRSTSFSSLAAPPQQHPSASAQESQGAPVRGKEAGSAPAEHSAGARSDMRGRWSSAPTHRSSDNDGSAAADASLLVPGLATLCTGSASSGTGNSFSSRSVQPTMGGNGDSLTWDATLLSNAQAGDPKGESASHDGPQQADALLRRADAEHVSSSGHAGVAAVSSHPSAPPKNPNGLIAGGTTVSGAEAPANAHTHTPRFDSRGSLPRPTDEPPQSGLSADDKSAGRQEHSNAFMTSSNHAVAATTLVNPFRAMAGKSGDDATAGSPPPPPTVSREQLSCEQQQWQHPQQQPRQGLLLHDALHSGFHSGAPPSAPSSSYPGVEANLPEKLSRSKDIPTAEDASTAGPPLPPLPQRQQQQLFAAASGDTTIATGPATGFTTPRGSGAGSAPRAPPQRQQYLLPLSDSSSSHVPPNMSRGLYVASPYVRDEDARAVVDESPIPQRPLPFDSVPPLEATPMATAEQDEGELGATDSCALDYTHDNDAQAVRRSMQDELSEESGAAGQYQPSPPLRNGLLAAPPLSPAQKRGAANPCSAIFTQVHPKAPHASQQQPPPQPTHEPQAQEQRQEGPTAPSADLIPQPSGPPPPVLPTRTISKSSALPPLPNPGFPHSTSISESPFSKDGTPALKPSPRKVADTWSCHDCPSSSNPFLEPGENFLFTPSNGLLMDAANTSADSTSRQRPHQAVMGSLCSAQSALAQHKPPPHAQVVKAPGYLSISSLEPNGAPPPPKDDPALPLESNSTTAPLLNFAGDEGAPSTATARMPGGATLVNPFSKSAQNSNCYLSATNVSISGSGALSGGASLTGSFASGAVRKKLRRSGAPCFAIFVGGATLPPGVQGGNSSDRKGFSCIAACFNNSNSCSPLIANSARSPLVQPITSASSRTGSVRSTSLSGAARANTSPVPRPLGVGTLGGSIGICLSFCSVTEALTARGSMVDRKGIRGTEYGRRYVRALTDAVLPCALLADQWAAGDEATGAVVARVMDALKGCVPAPLGEVLELMLMDSLPQKDGGGFVWKENGGRRLAELLTAAAQADARTRAATARSRSAAVSPAAGAGGTSATEANDALMAISPLNLVASTARCDSKERAAALRRVEDLLCTGQRVEAVEAALEAHLHAHALLISMMCPTKDLYLRSVQAVMQQELSVTSPLAHAYSMFNEMPLPPLVPPPSKADEEDEEAAALGEGRSMSEAAQHQQQQHKRQQQMFLRDQEMLQQTWRRHAAILLANFTRHSGNGLLQLATTLQQVHLVVEAHTCLLLLHLTPLGMAGPARAGAEPLPPASSLSPEDVEDLLPRPDQRQVMEEIRRRIGVVGGTYHPTQGCRASFLTPVTTLLTQLVQLVSARLDARAPPLSPPESAEPPVPFHGLPHGQPRSDVGYRMMQVLWLRELGLGKESAQALHALLQRMPPPLAFSLRVPPRTLNELVYLFGGVPPSSPQQPPDALDGAAVAARGESVPESEATTQQPSPHASAGLPSHSREGLPQNTDDEADKVPSTSRSTLAHATSEVHHTGPLPPPNPQQRQAPTPQHPSLLNRALLPSSPPATATSPLTRDRAAALQPPEPSAPPSGGKPGNASAKAAPASAAGNLKQPAPRRSRSLDVLRNFFRRGNSEAAGEQKSDEAKPMHLDTEKPPAFDPVTGRWLFEETEEEKRLRELAKAGPPKMAPKAAGPTSAPAASAAAWGPSPSESALLQRPAPGKPPQPGNAHPGPGAPAPVHAGGGMPAPRPGGGAPAVAGRDVPPPTMAGRGAARPGKRPQYVDMFNTN